Genomic DNA from Streptomyces venezuelae:
CAGCGACGAGACCAAGGGCGAGGTGTACCTCCTCGACCACGTCGCCGGTGACACGAGCCCCGAGAAGGTCACGTACAAGAAGATCGCCGACGGTCTCAGGGAGCCGATGGGCATCAAGTACGTGGACGGGAAGCTGTACGTGTCGGAGAAGCACCAGCTCACCGAGTTGAACGACACGAACAGGGACGACGTCACCGACGAGAAGCGGAGGGTCGCCGAGTGGCCGTGGGGCAAGAACTTCCACGAGTTCGCCTTCGGACTGCTCTACGAGAAGGGCGACTTCTATCTGAACCTCTCCGTCGCCATCAACTACGGCGGCGCGACGACCGACCCGCAGCCCGCCCCGAACCGCGGCACCACCATCAAGGTCAACAAGGCGACCGGCAAGGTGAGTTACCTCGCCGGAGGTCTGCGCACCCCGAACGGCATCGGACGCGGTCCGGGCAACGACCTGTTCGTCACGGACAACCAGGGCGGCTGGCTGCCCGCCTCCAAACTCGTCCACATCAAGCAGGACCGGTTCTTCAACCACTACACGAACCCCGACGGGCCCTACGACGACAAGCCCGTCACCAAGCCCGTGCTGTGGTTGCCGCAGAACGAGATCGCCAACTCCCCCAGCACGCCGATGCGGTTGAAGAAGGGGCCGTTCGCCGGGCAGATGGTGTTCGGCGATGTCACGTACGGCGGACTGCAGCGCGCGGACCTGGAGAAGGTCGCCGGTGAGTACCAGGGCGCGGTGTTCCGCCACACGCAGGGCCTGGAGGCCGGCATCTCGCGGATCAGCGAGGGCCCCGACGGCGCCATCTACACCGGCGGTCTGGGTGCGGACGGCAACTGGGGTCAGGAGGGCAAGCTCCGCTTCGGCCTGCAGAAACTGACGCCGAACGGGAAGACCGCCTTCGACATCAAGACGATGCGCGCCACGCGTGACGGCTTCGACCTCACCTACACGAAGCCCCTCTCCGAAGAGACCGCGGCCAAGCTCGCCGAGGGCGCGTACGCGGTCGAGCAGTGGCGTTACGTTCCGACGCCGGACTACGGCGGTCCGAAGGTCGACGAGGAGTCGCTGCCGGTCGCGTCGGCGAAGCTCTCGGACGACCGGCGCACGGTGCGGCTCACCATCCCCGGCCTGAAGCCGGACCGGGTCGTGCACGTCCGCTCGCCCCGCCCGTTCTCTTCCGCGGGCGGCGAGGAGCTGTGGTCCACCGAGGCCTGGTACACCCTGAACGCCAAGCCGGGCCCGCAGGAGCCCGTCACGACGTACGACGCCGAGTCCGCGAAGCTGTCGGGTGGCGCGGACATCGACAACGAGCACGCCGGGTTCACCGGGGGCGGCTTCGTCGACGGCTTCGGCGACAAGGGCGCGAAGGCGACCTTCGACGTCGTCGTCGACAAGAACGGCACGTACGACGTGGGGCTGCGCTACGCGAACGGCCCGCACCCCGCCCCCGGCACCAAGACGGTCGGCGTCAGCGTCAACGGCGGCGCGGCGAAACAGACGAGCCTGCCGTCCACGGTCGCGTGGAACCGCTGGTCGACGAAGACCGAGCGGCTCTCCCTGCGCAAGGGCCACAACACCATCACGTACGCCGTCGGCGCCGACGACACCGGTCACGTGAACCTCGACGCGCTCGACGTACGCAGACCCGGCACGCGCATCGACCTGTTCTCCGGCGGCAGTGTCTCCACCGCCTGGCAGCACAGTGACGGCCGCAGCGCGGAGTGGCCGCACAAGGCCGAGAAGTCCATGGAGGTGTGCTGCGGCGACCTGCGCACGAAGCAGCACTTCGGGGACTTCAAGCTGCATGTCGAGTTCCGGGTGCCGAAGCTGCCCGACGACGTGACGGGGCAGGACCGCGGCAACAGCGGGGTCTACCTCCAGGAGCGGTACGAGGTGCAGATCCTGGACTCGTACGGCGTGGCGAAGCTCGCGGACAACGAGGCGGGGGCGATCTACCAGAAGAAGGCCGCCGACCTGAACGCGTCGAAGCCGCCGGAGACGTGGCAGACGTACGACATCACCTTCCGTGCCGCCCGGTTCGACGCGGACGGCAAGAAGACGTCGGACGCCCGGGTCACCGTCGTCTGGAACGGCGAGAAGGTCCACGACGACGTGGCCGTGGACGGTCCGACCGGTGCGGGTGACGCCGAGTCCGCGGCGGCCGGCGCGATCCGGCTGCAGGACCACGGCAACAAGGTCCGCTTCCGGAATGTGTGGGTGGAGCCGGTGTCCTGACCGGCCGTCACCCCCCGGCGAACAGGGTCGTCCCGTCGGGGCCGAGTGCCTCGACGCGGGCGCCGTGTTCGACGGTACGGCTGACCGTGCAGTACTTCTCGTGGGTCAGCCGGATGGCGCGCTCCAGTGCCTCGGCGGCGCGGGTGTCGCCCTCGGGCAGATCGAGTTCGTAGGAGACCCGGACGACGCCGACCCGGCCGTCGTCCTCGGTCCTGGACACCGACTCGACGGTGACGCGCAGCGCGTCGTGCTCGACGGCGCGTGCCGTGCGGTCCACGACGAGTCCGCCGCAGCCGCCGAGTGCGGCGAGGAGGAGTTCGACGGGGGTGAAGGAGGGCTGGGCGTCGGGGTTGTCGGCGGCGGCGATGCGGACCTCGGCGCCGCGGTCGTTGCGGGCGGTCCAGTCGCGCTCGCCGTTGCGTACGGTCTCGATGCGGTAGTCGGCCATGGCGGAACGGTATCCAGGGCGGGACCCGGTACGGCACAGACTCTCGGGCGCCCGCTGGACGTCTCCCCGGGTGGCGGCGGGCACGGTGCCGTCGGCACGGCTCAGGCGTCCGCTACGGCGAAGTCGCACCATACGGCCTTGCCCTCGCCGCGTGGCTCGACGCCCCAGCAGGAGGCGACGGCCTCCACGAGGAGCAGCCCGCGCCCGGACGTGGCGGTCTCGGCGGGCGATCTCCTGCGGGGGCGGTCGCTGGAGCGGTCCTTGACCCAGAGGCGGACGCGGCGTGGTGGCCCGGAGAGCACCTCCAGGGTGAGGATGGCGCCGCCGTCGGTGTGGACGAGGGCGTTGACGAGGAGCTCACCGGCCGCCACTTCCACGTCGTCGGCGACGGCGCCGAACCCCCACGAGGCGAGGTGTTCGCGCAGCGCTGCCCGCGCGTCGGCGAGCCCTTCGGGGTCGGCCTGGTGGACGTACCGGTGGATGCGCGGCTCCTGGGGCGTCCCGGGGTCGGGCATTCTGCGCAGGACGAGGAGGGCCACGTCGTCGCTCGTGCCCCACCGCTGCCACAGCGCCTGGGAGAGGTGGTCCGCCAGGGCCTCGGCGCGTTCGGGGCCCTCGCGCATCACGTCGGCGAGGTTGGCCATGCCGGTGTCGACGTCGAGGGCGGCGTCCTCCACGAGTCCGTCGGTGCAGAGCACCATGGTCTCGCCCGGCACCAGGTCGAGCCGCACCTCG
This window encodes:
- a CDS encoding OsmC family protein, translated to MADYRIETVRNGERDWTARNDRGAEVRIAAADNPDAQPSFTPVELLLAALGGCGGLVVDRTARAVEHDALRVTVESVSRTEDDGRVGVVRVSYELDLPEGDTRAAEALERAIRLTHEKYCTVSRTVEHGARVEALGPDGTTLFAGG
- a CDS encoding family 16 glycoside hydrolase, encoding MKPHRKARRSTGLLLTAFLGAGLLAPGAAADDDKRPFADLPPQEPGVTLRVFDVRTPLEKLCDLKPAQTPNVDKLIPTADWTSTDGFGFSDNFVSQIIGNLNVPEAGAYDFRLISDDGSRLFLGGQQVIDHDGLHGAEPKDGSITLNAGHQSLRIDHFDRGGGQQVTLQWKPPGASEFTTVPNSVLSTDADVVRVTAPGRKECEGTHDTPGDGLPLSEVNPGYKLTDLRPKGFEPQVSAMDWLPDGRLAISTWGGSDETKGEVYLLDHVAGDTSPEKVTYKKIADGLREPMGIKYVDGKLYVSEKHQLTELNDTNRDDVTDEKRRVAEWPWGKNFHEFAFGLLYEKGDFYLNLSVAINYGGATTDPQPAPNRGTTIKVNKATGKVSYLAGGLRTPNGIGRGPGNDLFVTDNQGGWLPASKLVHIKQDRFFNHYTNPDGPYDDKPVTKPVLWLPQNEIANSPSTPMRLKKGPFAGQMVFGDVTYGGLQRADLEKVAGEYQGAVFRHTQGLEAGISRISEGPDGAIYTGGLGADGNWGQEGKLRFGLQKLTPNGKTAFDIKTMRATRDGFDLTYTKPLSEETAAKLAEGAYAVEQWRYVPTPDYGGPKVDEESLPVASAKLSDDRRTVRLTIPGLKPDRVVHVRSPRPFSSAGGEELWSTEAWYTLNAKPGPQEPVTTYDAESAKLSGGADIDNEHAGFTGGGFVDGFGDKGAKATFDVVVDKNGTYDVGLRYANGPHPAPGTKTVGVSVNGGAAKQTSLPSTVAWNRWSTKTERLSLRKGHNTITYAVGADDTGHVNLDALDVRRPGTRIDLFSGGSVSTAWQHSDGRSAEWPHKAEKSMEVCCGDLRTKQHFGDFKLHVEFRVPKLPDDVTGQDRGNSGVYLQERYEVQILDSYGVAKLADNEAGAIYQKKAADLNASKPPETWQTYDITFRAARFDADGKKTSDARVTVVWNGEKVHDDVAVDGPTGAGDAESAAAGAIRLQDHGNKVRFRNVWVEPVS